From Brassica napus cultivar Da-Ae chromosome C8 unlocalized genomic scaffold, Da-Ae chrC08_Random_1, whole genome shotgun sequence, the proteins below share one genomic window:
- the LOC125595006 gene encoding uncharacterized protein LOC125595006, producing MFNGLAAEIPLDHIENFERVCNFSRANGVPPDYVKCTLFPFSLDGKASRWLASLPTALRHKISNFKQKTDEPFYDAWERYKEYRRECPHHGFEDDYILEVFYDGVSYEFRNALDSSSNGDFITQTTLGAFALIENMASSSLNKNKENDRSKSVNSIDNLVAKGDQLLKGNQSQVFIMEEETASENNVSDATPEGGNTIDDQQETDKPVDNAQNSQGQNSGYQKPYQGRTYVLSKAQHNQFQNQKQQTAQQTAPSPAIAPQDEMKGLATIMQQLLQGQQIHGKALNQITTDINSRMNQMFNDLSTKYDNVASHMRQMDVQIAQTAGRVKRQQGTQPGKTDKNPKE from the exons atgttcaatgGTCTCGCGGCTGAAATCCCTTTGGACCACATCGAGAACTTTGAGAGAGTTTGCAACTTCTCTCGTGCGAATGGAGTGCCACCAGACTATGTCAAATGCACGTTGTTCCCATTCTCTTTGGATGGGAAAGCATCTCGCTGGCTAGCCTCTCTCCCGACTG CTCTGAGGCATAAAATCTCCAATTTTAAGCAAAAAACCGACGAGCCCTTCTATGATGCTTGGGAGCGGTACAAGGAGTACCGAAGGGAATGCCCTCACCATGGGTTTGAGGATGATTACATACTAGAAGTGTTCTATGATGGAGTGAGCTATGAGTTTCGCAATGCTCTTGATTCCTCGAGCAATGGAGATTTCATAACCCAAACAACACTAGGCGCATTCGCACTGATCGAAAATATGGCGTCCAGCTCCCTCAACAAGAACAAGGAGAATGACCGCTCCAAAAGCGTAAACAGCATAGACAACCTCGTGGCCAAGGGTGATCAGCTGTTGAAGGGTAATCAGAGCCAAGTGTTCATAATGGAGGAAGAAACTGCATCAGAGAACAATGTTTCAGACGCCACACCTGAAGGGGGCAATACCATCGATGATCAGCAAGAA ACTGACAAACCGGTTGACAACGCGCAGAACAGTCAAGGACAGAACAGTGGCTATCAGAAACCGTACCAGGGAAGAACATATGTCCTTAGCAAGGCGCAGCACAACCAGTTCCAGAACCAAAAACAGCAGACTGCTCAACAAACCGCTCCTTCGCCAGCGATTGCTCCGCAAGACGAGATGAAGGGTCTAGCGACGATCATGCAGCAGTTGCTCCAGGGTCAACAAATTCATGGGAAAGCGTTAAATCAAATCACCACGGACATCAACTCTAGGATGAACCAAATGTTTAATGACTTAAGTACCAAATACGATAATGTAGCCAGCCATATGCGTCAGATGGACGTGCAGATCGCGCAGACAGCCGGGAGAGTCAAGAGGCAGCAAGGTACTCAACCTGGAAAGACCGATAAGAACCCTAAGGAATGA